CTGATCAAAGGAGATTTCTCGACATGAAAACACGTTTTATTGCGCCCCTTACTCGCGCGCACCTCGGTGTCCTGACGGCAGGCCTGCTGCTGCCGCTGGCGCTGATGGCTGCGGACAACCGCATCACGCCTGACATTGAGACCGTTCAGGTCATGCACAACGGGGAGATGGTCACCATTAAGCGCGGGCATGACCGGGATGCGACCCTGCCCGAAGTCTTTCAAAAGACCGATCGCGGCTGTCCGCCGTTTTGCGTGCAGCCAATGGAGGTCGTGCCCGGGGTGGAGACGATCGGGGAGATTGATCTGCTCGGTTATCTGCAGCGCATGACCGAGGGCGATGACAACATCATGGTGATCGACTCACGCACCCCCGATTGGGTGATGCGCGGCACCATTCCGGGTTCCATCAATATTCCGTGGAACAAAATCAATAACGAAGGTTCCGGAATTTTTGAAACACCCACCGAAGCAGACACCTTTGTGCATATCCTGGCCGACCAATTTGGCGCCACTCAGGACCCAGCCTCCAAGGCTTGGTCCTTTGACGATGCCAAGACCCTGGTCTTCTTCTGCAACGGGATCTGGTGTCCGCAATCTTCCATCAACATCAAGACGTTGCACGCCATCGGTTACCCGGTACATAAAATGAAGTGGTACCGCGGTGGCATGCAGGATTGGGTCAGCGTTGGTCTTACCACGGTAGAGCCGGAATAACGGGCTCTTCCTCCTTGATGGTGGCGAGCCGTTATCAGGGCTCGCCACCCGCCTTTAACACCCAGGCGCGGTTCCTGCCCGTCGCGGGTGCGTATTGATGTCTCTGTTTCTCTGTCCGGAGTGCGATTTACTGCAAAAGTCCGGCCCGCTTGCCGCGGGCAGCGCTGTGCATTGCTCGCGCTGTGGGTACCTGCTGCATCGCGCGCGCGCCAATAGCCTCGACCGCAGCCTGGCGCTGACACTGGCCGGGCTGGTGCTGTTCGCCATTGCCAACAGCTTTCCGTTCCTGTCGTTCCAAATGCAGGGGCAGACGACCGAGACCACCCTCAGTACCGGAATCTCAAGCCTGTTCGATCAGGGCAAATGGGAAGTCGCCCTAGTCGTGTTGTTCACCAGCATTCTGGCGCCCGGGCTGCAACTGCTGCTGTTGGCGAGCGTGCTGTTGCCGCTCAAGGGCGGGCGGTTCCCTCCCTGGTTGGCGCAGCTTTTCCGCCTGTTTCGTCATCTGCTGCCCTGGGGCATGATGGACGTTTTCCTGATCGGCATACTGGTCTCGGTGGTCAAGCTCACGGAGATGGCGTCCATCGTGCCGGGCATCTCACTGTTTGCGTTTGTGCTGCTGATTTTCGTGCTGGCCGCGGCCCAATCCTCGCTCGACCCGGATATCGTCTGGAGCCGGGTGGCACTGCGCGCGCCAGTGCGTCTTCGGCTGCGCCCAGGCGAGACGGCCTTGGGATGCGAATCCTGCGATCTGGTGGTGCCCAAGCCCGCGCTGCGCGAAGCGGGCCTGAAGGACGCCTGTCCGCGCTGCGCCAGTGCGCTGCATCGGCGCAAGCCGCGCAGCTTGCAGCGCACCTGGGCGCTGGTGATCGCCGCGCTGCTGTTTTACATTCCAGCCAATGTGTTTCCCATCATGACGGTGACATCGCTTGGTAACGCGCAGTCGGATACTATTCTGTCAGGTGTTGTGTTTTTGTTGCATCACGGTATGTGGCCACTGGCGCTGGTGGTTTTTGTTGCGAGCATTTTCGTGCCGCTGCTCAAGCTGGTGATTCTGGTATTCTTGCTGGTTTCGGTGCAGCTGCGCTTGCGCTGGCGACCGGTGGACCGCACCCGGCTCTACCGCCTGACCGAGGCCATCGGGCGCTGGTCCATGGTCGATGTCTATGTGGTGACCATTCTGGTGGCCCTTGTCCACCTGGGAAATCTGGCGTCCATCCAGGCGGAGACCGGCGCGGTGTTTTTCTGCGCCGTGGTCATCATTACCATGCTCGCGGCCATGGCCTTCGATCCGCGCCTGATCTGGGACGCACTTGGGGAGCAGGAAACGCGAGTCGCCCAGAATCCGACCGCCGAGCTCGCGCATCCATGACCCTTTGCCCACGCGGACACCTTGGCTTCTGGCCCCCTTGGTCGCGCCCCCTTGGCCGCGCTCCTGAAGGGTTATCGAGGACGATCGCACCATGACAGAAACTGCGCGACCGGACTCCGGGGCCCCGCAAAATTCCCCGCCGTCACCTGATCTTTCTGCGGGTGGGGGGAGCGCCGGTGAGGGTTTGGCCGATGCCCGGGTCGTCAAGCGCGAGCGCTGGTCGCTGGTGTGGCTGGTTCCGCTGGTGGCGGTCGCCATTGGTGCCTGGCTGGCGTTTCATGCCATCAGCCAGCGCGGCCCGACCATCACGATCGAGTTTACGACCGCCAGCGGCCTGCAGGCCGGTAAGACTAAGGTCAAGTTCAAGGACGTGGTCATCGGCCAGGTCACGGAAATTGCCGTGTCTGAAGACCTCGAGAAGGTTCTGGTCACCGCCGAGCTGACCCGTGGCTCATCCCATTACCTCACCGACAAGACCCGCTTCTGGGTCGCCAGGCCGCGGGTGACGCCGAGTCAGATCACCGGTCTGGAGACGTTGCTCTCGGGCGCCTATGTCGCCATTGATCCGGTCACCGAGGGCAAGCCGACGCGGAATTTTCGTGGGCTCAAGAACCCGCCGGTCATCACCACCTCGGAGCCGGGTTCGGAGTTCGCGTTGCGCGCATCCACACTCGGCTCGTTGAATCTGGGCTCTCCGGTCTACTACCGTCACATTCAGGTCGGGCAGGTGGTGAATTATCGCCTCGACAAGGACGGTGGCGCCGTCACCATCGATGTTTTTGTTGCCAAGCCCCATGATAGCCTGGTGTACGCGACCACCAGATTCTGGAATGCCAGCGGCTTTGACGTGCGCATGACCGCTGAGGGTGTTTCGATCGACAGCGAGTCAGTGGTTTCCATGCTAATCGGCGGGGTGGCTTTCGATACGCCGGATACCCTGGATGACAAAGGCGCACCCGCGAAGGACGGGCAGTATTTTCCGCTCTACGCTAACCGCAAGGAGGCGCATGAGCGCGCGTATCTGAACAGAAAGCGCTTCGTGCTGCTGTTTGACGGCTCAGTGCGGGGGCTGTCGGTCAACGCACCAGTCATGGTGCGCGGCATTCAGGTCGGGCAGGTACTGGATATCCAACTCGAGTTCGATCCGAAACGGATCGATTTCCAGATTCCGGTGTTGGTCGAGATCGAGCCGGATCGCGTCGATCGGCTCAAGGTGGAGGATGAAGCCATCCTTGCCCACACGCA
Above is a genomic segment from Thiorhodovibrio litoralis containing:
- a CDS encoding rhodanese-like domain-containing protein translates to MKTRFIAPLTRAHLGVLTAGLLLPLALMAADNRITPDIETVQVMHNGEMVTIKRGHDRDATLPEVFQKTDRGCPPFCVQPMEVVPGVETIGEIDLLGYLQRMTEGDDNIMVIDSRTPDWVMRGTIPGSINIPWNKINNEGSGIFETPTEADTFVHILADQFGATQDPASKAWSFDDAKTLVFFCNGIWCPQSSINIKTLHAIGYPVHKMKWYRGGMQDWVSVGLTTVEPE
- a CDS encoding paraquat-inducible protein A codes for the protein MSLFLCPECDLLQKSGPLAAGSAVHCSRCGYLLHRARANSLDRSLALTLAGLVLFAIANSFPFLSFQMQGQTTETTLSTGISSLFDQGKWEVALVVLFTSILAPGLQLLLLASVLLPLKGGRFPPWLAQLFRLFRHLLPWGMMDVFLIGILVSVVKLTEMASIVPGISLFAFVLLIFVLAAAQSSLDPDIVWSRVALRAPVRLRLRPGETALGCESCDLVVPKPALREAGLKDACPRCASALHRRKPRSLQRTWALVIAALLFYIPANVFPIMTVTSLGNAQSDTILSGVVFLLHHGMWPLALVVFVASIFVPLLKLVILVFLLVSVQLRLRWRPVDRTRLYRLTEAIGRWSMVDVYVVTILVALVHLGNLASIQAETGAVFFCAVVIITMLAAMAFDPRLIWDALGEQETRVAQNPTAELAHP
- a CDS encoding PqiB family protein, with amino-acid sequence MTETARPDSGAPQNSPPSPDLSAGGGSAGEGLADARVVKRERWSLVWLVPLVAVAIGAWLAFHAISQRGPTITIEFTTASGLQAGKTKVKFKDVVIGQVTEIAVSEDLEKVLVTAELTRGSSHYLTDKTRFWVARPRVTPSQITGLETLLSGAYVAIDPVTEGKPTRNFRGLKNPPVITTSEPGSEFALRASTLGSLNLGSPVYYRHIQVGQVVNYRLDKDGGAVTIDVFVAKPHDSLVYATTRFWNASGFDVRMTAEGVSIDSESVVSMLIGGVAFDTPDTLDDKGAPAKDGQYFPLYANRKEAHERAYLNRKRFVLLFDGSVRGLSVNAPVMVRGIQVGQVLDIQLEFDPKRIDFQIPVLVEIEPDRVDRLKVEDEAILAHTQEPIATASDASLLQALVASGLRGQLKTGSLLTGQLYVEFDLHSDAAPATIGEHDGYPTLPTLPTPIEAVTTKVDRILTEVEAIPFRAIGDDLSATLAGARALVDSEEVRDALTQVDRLLDHLAHLSAMVDAQLAPELLRLVVQAQGSFKSLNRQLSPDAPLSADLLGALRAIQSASRSVGELADYLERHPEALLRGKGGAR